Part of the Deltaproteobacteria bacterium genome, AAAAAATAGATAAGGTGCTTGATTTATTGAGAGACAAAAATCTCGATAAGAAGCAGCGAAACGAGGGTATCCTTGAAATCGTCGATCCAATGTTTGATTTTAAACTTATGGCAAAGCTGAGCCTGGGAAAGAAACACTGGCCCGGCCTTAATAAGGATGAAAAGAATGAATATTTAGAGCTCTTTGTAAAGCGGATGAAGGAATCCTACCTGGAAAAAATGGACCTTTATACGGATGAAGATATGGTCTATGATGAAGCAAAAGCGGTTGGTAAAAAGGTCCATATGAAAACCTACCTTGCTTCCAGGGACAACAAGCTTGAAATGCTTTACAAGTTTTACCGCTCTGGTGAGCGTTGGAAAGTTTACGATGTAGAGATTGAAGGCGTCAGCATTATTCAGACCTACCGGTCTCAA contains:
- a CDS encoding ABC transporter substrate-binding protein, with amino-acid sequence MKKLVYCILFLIVFCPPAAAGKTGDVEILLKEKIDKVLDLLRDKNLDKKQRNEGILEIVDPMFDFKLMAKLSLGKKHWPGLNKDEKNEYLELFVKRMKESYLEKMDLYTDEDMVYDEAKAVGKKVHMKTYLASRDNKLEMLYKFYRSGERWKVYDVEIEGVSIIQTYRSQFDGVLRDGTVADLIAKLKKPGEFSSVEVNN